A DNA window from Daucus carota subsp. sativus chromosome 3, DH1 v3.0, whole genome shotgun sequence contains the following coding sequences:
- the LOC108212405 gene encoding uncharacterized protein LOC108212405 produces the protein MEITNTKEGSVGLSYPMLTKSNYTTWSLKMKVFMKAQGVWSAIEGDPKIVADERTVQIALAAIYQGVPEEVLLTIAEKETAKEAWEAIKTMCVGAERVKEAKVQTLKGEFESLTMTETDKIDDFCMKLSGIATNIRVLGEVMEESSVVRKILRAVPDKFLQIASNIEQFGDMKAMTVEELVGRLKAHEERMKGRSESADRQQLLLASHNQRTKGGYFRDKSRIRCYNCNTLGHYASECSKSPRGREKKQEVNMAVVEDDEPALL, from the coding sequence ATGGAGATAACCAACACGAAAGAAGGCTCGGTGGGTTTAAGCTATCCAATGCTAACGAAAAGTAACTATACAACATGGTCCTTGAAAATGAAAGTTTTCATGAAGGCTCAAGGTGTTTGGAGTGCGATCGAAGGAGACCCAAAGATTGTTGCTGATGAGAGGACGGTACAGATAGCTCTTGCAGCTATATACCAAGGCGTGCCAGAAGAAGTACTGCTGACTATTGCTGAGAAAGAAACCGCAAAGGAAGCTTGGGAAGCCATTAAAACGATGTGTGTAGGAGCAGAGCGAGTTAAGGAGGCTAAGGTACAAACGTTAAAGGGAGAGTTTGAGTCTCTTACAATGACGGAGACAGATAAAATCGATGATTTTTGTATGAAACTGAGCGGGATAGCGACCAACATACGGGTTCTTGGAGAAGTGATGGAGGAGTCAAGCGTTGTGAGGAAGATCCTACGTGCAGTCCCTGATAAATTTCTGCAGATAGCTTCAAATATTGAACAGTTCGGAGACATGAAAGCTATGACGGTTGAAGAGTTAGTGGGTCGTCTTAAAGCTCACGAGGAGAGGATGAAGGGCAGGTCTGAGAGCGCAGACAGACAACAACTTCTCTTGGCATCACATAATCAGAGAACTAAAGGTGGTTATTTCCGTGATAAGAGTAGGATCAGGTGCTACAACTGTAACACCTTGGGACACTATGCATCAGAATGTAGCAAATCACCACGGGGAAGAGAGAAGAAGCAGGAAGTAAACATGGCAGTCGTCGAGGATGATGAACCAGCGTTATTATAG